The Haladaptatus cibarius D43 genome window below encodes:
- a CDS encoding DUF7093 family protein has product MGLRCSLLGHDYGESEIEREREEQGNEVVVTVREFQECARCGDQQVVSENKEITAIEEPEPTPEPIASREQAESGGQTEPKRQSEPRGQAEPVSMSESGDGEAEIVSETQPPAEAASAQEPVSFNDDDFEPPQSAEEDDGVILDDDEEADDDDTGRGHGEWPDPEDTNVDGAGSGATEWPDTGMEDEGFDAEVGDGGRADVDFGGGLTPESAPETDDGTEVVEAEPREDTGFVRTTRPEPQTETGFTRAREAPKPDQASGSNPNADLICPECGELGGAATGSSLRAGDICPECRRGYLSEQE; this is encoded by the coding sequence ATGGGTCTCAGGTGTTCGCTGCTGGGGCACGATTACGGCGAGTCCGAAATCGAGCGCGAGCGAGAAGAACAAGGCAACGAAGTGGTAGTGACGGTCAGAGAGTTCCAAGAGTGCGCTCGCTGTGGCGACCAGCAGGTCGTCAGCGAGAACAAAGAGATAACCGCAATCGAGGAACCGGAACCGACGCCGGAACCGATAGCGAGTCGGGAACAGGCAGAATCGGGTGGACAGACAGAACCAAAACGGCAGTCTGAACCGCGAGGACAGGCGGAACCGGTGAGCATGTCCGAATCGGGAGACGGTGAGGCGGAAATCGTCTCCGAGACGCAACCGCCAGCAGAGGCGGCATCGGCGCAGGAACCGGTGAGCTTCAACGACGACGATTTCGAACCGCCACAGAGTGCCGAAGAAGACGACGGCGTCATCCTTGATGACGACGAGGAAGCGGACGACGACGACACCGGACGCGGACACGGCGAGTGGCCCGACCCCGAAGACACCAACGTCGATGGTGCAGGGAGCGGAGCGACGGAATGGCCCGACACGGGAATGGAAGACGAAGGCTTCGACGCCGAAGTCGGCGACGGTGGCCGCGCCGACGTGGACTTCGGCGGCGGATTGACGCCGGAAAGCGCGCCGGAGACGGACGACGGGACGGAAGTCGTCGAAGCCGAACCGCGCGAGGACACCGGATTCGTCAGGACGACGCGACCGGAACCGCAGACCGAAACCGGATTCACTCGTGCACGCGAGGCCCCGAAACCCGACCAAGCCTCGGGATCGAATCCGAACGCAGACCTCATCTGTCCCGAATGTGGCGAACTCGGCGGCGCAGCGACCGGGTCGTCGCTCCGCGCAGGGGACATCTGTCCCGAATGTCGGCGAGGTTATCTAAGCGAACAAGAGTAA
- a CDS encoding DUF5611 family protein: MKQYKMRRGEHLEDRMPDLKASIEDYFGPITGTEEFDGHELYVVEEPDNPVFKRIIAGAASYSGKKDKLAVDFQERPAEDVIAEGNADAAADAVSKKNEFLLEATGRDAKARRDSLKRTVEDKADTPDNV, encoded by the coding sequence ATGAAACAGTACAAAATGCGACGCGGTGAGCATCTCGAGGACCGAATGCCCGACCTGAAAGCCAGCATCGAGGATTACTTCGGCCCGATTACCGGAACCGAGGAGTTCGACGGACACGAACTCTACGTGGTCGAGGAACCGGACAACCCAGTGTTCAAGCGCATTATCGCAGGCGCGGCATCGTACAGTGGGAAGAAGGACAAACTCGCAGTTGACTTTCAAGAGCGCCCCGCGGAGGATGTCATCGCGGAAGGGAACGCGGACGCCGCCGCCGACGCGGTCAGCAAGAAAAACGAGTTCCTTCTCGAAGCGACTGGCCGCGACGCGAAAGCGCGTCGTGACTCTCTAAAACGAACCGTCGAAGACAAAGCGGACACGCCCGACAACGTCTAA
- a CDS encoding cell division protein SepF — MGFMNKILGEGPSGSTEDYVELDLDDFEAAPDETRVSVHIAEIGGQQDVIAIKDAVYDGDIVIADITRLRTEDTTVERITDELQQVAREVNGDIVQKGDDQLIVTPTGVNISRKKLGRN; from the coding sequence ATGGGATTCATGAATAAGATTCTCGGCGAGGGTCCATCTGGAAGCACCGAGGATTACGTCGAACTCGATTTGGACGATTTCGAAGCTGCACCCGACGAAACGCGGGTGAGCGTTCACATCGCCGAAATCGGCGGCCAACAGGATGTTATCGCCATCAAAGACGCCGTCTACGACGGCGACATCGTCATCGCGGACATCACTCGACTTCGAACCGAAGATACCACTGTCGAGCGAATTACCGACGAACTGCAGCAGGTCGCTCGTGAAGTCAACGGTGACATCGTCCAGAAAGGCGACGACCAACTCATCGTGACGCCGACGGGCGTCAACATCAGTCGGAAGAAACTCGGGCGTAATTAG